From a region of the Mytilus galloprovincialis chromosome 3, xbMytGall1.hap1.1, whole genome shotgun sequence genome:
- the LOC143069861 gene encoding uncharacterized protein LOC143069861, giving the protein MDGQYVPTIETIQEDYWQWRLKDSPEYSTFLGYYEYNDLLRSYSVNDFTRKRDKVQQFLDDLNTIKETRLLPSERVNYLILKDTFQTYIDGYEFALYGALNPINNLEGIHIYYSAAMAATRTRGDFENYIVRLNNIPNQINEIINSFKEAIRLNRTYNFVSINKVKDDINELLVEPSESTFFIGINYTLSVIDNIDETDKNDLRIRTLLATNRTITAYRTLRSFIINEYMPHTRVGLGLSSMADGRRYYQACLKWHLSYEMSPEEVHQIGLQEVERIHSEMVKLVRRLGFTGTVKEFFDVLKNDSRFYYTNTSVILEIYKDIVYNKIIPKLPDYFENIPDVPLQIKEMTYDGPGGGYSSASETRPGVFWINLIRPWENPTFDYMSLSLHEASPGHHLQHSYAMKAALPEYRQHTEISFYDVPFWFPFYSAYSEGWALYSEYLGVEMGLYADDYEMLGRFSGEILRACRLVVDTGLHHYGWDRQKAVEYMMNYTAYAREATEIEVDRYVTWPGQACAYKLGEIKIKELRKKAETSLGSKFDIKKFHSTILVHGAVPMSILDTFVNEWIEETLRTDISSDCSVIGPSLLPLILLCCLLSKSSMF; this is encoded by the exons ATGG ACGGACAATATGTACCAACAATTGAAACTATTCAGGAGGATTACTGGCAATGGCGTCTGAAAGATTCTCCAGAATATTCTACATTTCTCGGTTATTACGAATATAATGATTTATTACGATCATATAGCGTaaacgacttcacacgaaaaagA gaCAAAGTTCAGCAGTTCTTAGATGATTTAAACACTATCAAAGAAACACGTCTACTGCCATCAGAGAGGGTTAATTACTTAATTCTTAAAGACACCTTCCAAACGTACATTGATGGATACGAATTTGCATT GTATGGCGCATTGAATCCTATAAATAACTTGGAAGGAATCCATATATATTATTCAGCAGCAATGGCAGCAACCCGGACCAGAGGAGATTTTGAGAACTACATTGTTAGACTCAATAACATTCCAAATCAA ataaatgaaattataaatagTTTTAAAGAGGCAATTAGGCTGAACAGAACATACAACTTTGTGTCAATT AACAAAGTAAAAGATGATATAAATGAATTGTTGGTAGAGCCGAGTGAATCAACGTTCTTTATTGGTATAAATTACACTCTATCAGTCATTGATAATATTGACGAAACTGACAA AAATGACTTAAGAATAAGGACATTGTTGGCAACTAACAGAACAATAACAGCTTACCGAACACTTCGGAGTTTCATTATCAAC GAATATATGCCGCATACACGAGTTGGCCTAGGACTTTCTAGCATGGCTGATGGAAGACGTTATTACCAGGCATGTTTAAAATGGCATCTTTCCTATGAAATGTCCCCCGAAGAAGTCCACCAAATAGGTCTACAAGAAGTTGAACGCATACACTCAGAAATGGTCAAG CTTGTTAGACGACTAGGATTTACTGGCACTGTCAAGGAGTTCTTTGACGTGTTAAAAAATGATTCAAGGTTTTATTATACGAACACT AGTGTAATACTAGAGATATACAAGGACATTGTTTACAACAAGATAATTCCAAAACTTCCTGATTACTTTGAGAACATTCCTGATGTTCCTTTACA AATAAAGGAAATGACGTATGATGGTCCAGGTGGAGGTTATTCATCAGCATCGGAAACGAGGCCAGGCGTGTTTTGGATCAATCTTATCCGACCTTGGGAGAA TCCAACATTTGATTATATGTCGCTTAGTTTACATGAGGCAAGTCCAGGACATCATTTACAA CATAGTTATGCAATGAAGGCAGCTCTCCCGGAATACAGACAGCATACAGAAATTTCATTTTATGATGTTCCATTTTGGTTTCCTTTTTATTCAGCTTATTCAGAG GGCTGGGCATTGTATTCTGAATATCTAGGCGTAGAAATGGGTCTATATGCAGATGATTATGAAAT gtTGGGACGTTTCAGTGGTGAAATACTACGGGCTTGTAGATTGGTTGTTGACACAGGTCTGCATCATTATGG GTGGGATCGACAAAAAGCGGTTGAATATATGATGAATTATACAGCGTATGCAAGGGAAGCAACCGAGATTGAGGTTGATAGATATGTCACATGGCCTGGACAAGCTTGTGCTTACAAGTTAGGAGAGATCAAAATAaaagaattgagaaaaaaagCAGAAACAAGTTTAG GATCAAAATTCGACATAAAGAAATTTCATTCCACTATTCTGGTACATGGTGCTGTTCCCATGAGTATTTTAGATACTTTTGTGAATGAATGGATAGAAGAGACGTTAAGAACGGATATATCCTCAGATTGTTCAGTAATAGGACCATCGTTATTGCCTTTGATTCTACTTTGTTGTTTGCTTAGCAAGTCTTCTatgttttga
- the LOC143067165 gene encoding uncharacterized protein LOC143067165 isoform X1, with product MPLVDVITTLLKYFTMKLCFLVLVLAVGSQGFLLADLKETFHKVGDAFTTTFHTVGEQAKQVGNTLLGTLKEQGTSLLGQTVQSLLLGGMQALQSTQVTDTPVKRNLEAQILEAELKNILANKLGKYQTTFNSAIDTLTKLGALSHSTDPTQLVEAVDEIVHSHNTASNKLLKELIQEVQQAFGKSIDLTKRSALTDLLGQVGQGLAQFFQPHLEAAKNLINGLGNVVKQTGTDVGPAVQPHVNALKTSGAALLQHGQNALAALKDAVTDILHQTLTNMQPHLVNVVQHGTAQAGAQFAKNLGTQVLSGLQQTPQEA from the exons ATGCCGTTAGTCGATGTAATAACTACACTTTTGAAAT ATTTCACCATGAAACTTTGTTTTCTTGTATTGGTATTGGCCGTCGGAAGCCAGGGATTTCTGTTAGCTGATTTGAAAGAAACTTTCCACAAAGTTGGAGATGCATTTACCACAACCTTCCACACAGTTGGTGAACAGGCCAAACAAGTAGGAAACACACTTTTGGGAACACTTAAGGAACAAGGCACGAGCCTTCTTGGTCAGACTGTACAAA GTCTATTGTTAGGAGGAATGCAGGCTTTACAAAGCACCCAGGTCACCGATACTCCTGTTAAGAGGAATCTAGAAGCACA AATTCTTGAGGCTGAGTTGAAAAATATCCTTGCCAACAAATTAGGAAAATATCAAACAACCTTCAACAGCGCCATTGATACTTTGACAAAACTAGGAGCTCTCTCTCATAGTACCGATCCAACACAATTGGTAGAAGCTGTTGATGAAATCGTCC actCACACAATACAGCCTCCAACAAATTATTGAAAGAATTAATCCAGGAAGTTCAACAAGCTTTTGGAAAATCTATTGATCTCACCAAAAGATCAGCTTTAACTGATTTACTCGGACAAGTTGGACAAGGTCTAGCTCAATTTTTCCAACCTCATCTTGAGGCAGCCAAAAAC CTTATCAATGGTCTCGGAAACGTTGTAAAACAAACAGGAACAGATGTCGGCCCAGCCGTTCAACCTCACGTTAACGCTTTGAAAACATCCGGAGCAGCCTTATTACAACACGGACAAAATGCACTTGCTGCTTTGAAAGATGCTGTAACAGATATTCTAC ACCAGACCCTGACAAACATGCAGCCACATTTAGTAAACGTTGTACAACACGGAACTGCCCAAGCTGGAGCACAGTTTGCTAAAAATCTAGGAACACAAGTGTTATCTGGTTTACAACAAACACCACAAGAAGCTTAA
- the LOC143067165 gene encoding uncharacterized protein LOC143067165 isoform X2: protein MKLCFLVLVLAVGSQGFLLADLKETFHKVGDAFTTTFHTVGEQAKQVGNTLLGTLKEQGTSLLGQTVQSLLLGGMQALQSTQVTDTPVKRNLEAQILEAELKNILANKLGKYQTTFNSAIDTLTKLGALSHSTDPTQLVEAVDEIVHSHNTASNKLLKELIQEVQQAFGKSIDLTKRSALTDLLGQVGQGLAQFFQPHLEAAKNLINGLGNVVKQTGTDVGPAVQPHVNALKTSGAALLQHGQNALAALKDAVTDILHQTLTNMQPHLVNVVQHGTAQAGAQFAKNLGTQVLSGLQQTPQEA, encoded by the exons ATGAAACTTTGTTTTCTTGTATTGGTATTGGCCGTCGGAAGCCAGGGATTTCTGTTAGCTGATTTGAAAGAAACTTTCCACAAAGTTGGAGATGCATTTACCACAACCTTCCACACAGTTGGTGAACAGGCCAAACAAGTAGGAAACACACTTTTGGGAACACTTAAGGAACAAGGCACGAGCCTTCTTGGTCAGACTGTACAAA GTCTATTGTTAGGAGGAATGCAGGCTTTACAAAGCACCCAGGTCACCGATACTCCTGTTAAGAGGAATCTAGAAGCACA AATTCTTGAGGCTGAGTTGAAAAATATCCTTGCCAACAAATTAGGAAAATATCAAACAACCTTCAACAGCGCCATTGATACTTTGACAAAACTAGGAGCTCTCTCTCATAGTACCGATCCAACACAATTGGTAGAAGCTGTTGATGAAATCGTCC actCACACAATACAGCCTCCAACAAATTATTGAAAGAATTAATCCAGGAAGTTCAACAAGCTTTTGGAAAATCTATTGATCTCACCAAAAGATCAGCTTTAACTGATTTACTCGGACAAGTTGGACAAGGTCTAGCTCAATTTTTCCAACCTCATCTTGAGGCAGCCAAAAAC CTTATCAATGGTCTCGGAAACGTTGTAAAACAAACAGGAACAGATGTCGGCCCAGCCGTTCAACCTCACGTTAACGCTTTGAAAACATCCGGAGCAGCCTTATTACAACACGGACAAAATGCACTTGCTGCTTTGAAAGATGCTGTAACAGATATTCTAC ACCAGACCCTGACAAACATGCAGCCACATTTAGTAAACGTTGTACAACACGGAACTGCCCAAGCTGGAGCACAGTTTGCTAAAAATCTAGGAACACAAGTGTTATCTGGTTTACAACAAACACCACAAGAAGCTTAA